ACCTAATATGTCAGCTTTGTAATTTAGAGATAAGAGCTTAATGAGGCTAACGGAGTAATCCAGTGAAAACCACAGGAACAGACACAGAGGTCTACCCCTTTTCTAGGATCTCTGTTGAATTATCCTCATAGGTCCTCCTTGTCTTGGATTTGAGGTGCTCAGCAGCAGTACAAGAGAATGAAGGATGACACAGGGGCTGCTTTGCTTTTCGTCAGTATTTTATTGCCCTTGCTTGCTATATTGCATTGGTGATTTGCCCAAGAAACCTTGGCAACCGAGACTCGTGCTAATCAATCCTCGAGGTTCGGTCCTCCAGGTGTTCTGCTCGAGTTCTCTTTGAGCCCTGTTTGCCTGCTGCTGCCTGTGGCACAGCGCCCTCTGCCGGGGATGGAATCCCAGTTGCTGTAGACGAAGTCAAATAGCGCCTGTGGCACAGCGTCTTTCAGGTGCGTTCTGAGCTCTGCCCCGTATTGCTGGCGGACCTTGATCCTGCAGATGTCCTGGAGGCGTAGGGGCTGCTGGGAGAGGAGCAGCAGGAGTTCCCTCTGGAAGCAGCTCTCTGGGCGCGTCAGGCCGCCGGGCAGGTGGCCTGCCCCGTTGGTGAGCCTCAGTGGGTACGTGAGGCTGAGTAGCTTGCCCAGCAGCGAGGCGCACTGCAGGTTGGGCCCCCGGTCCAGAAACAGGAAGAGGCAGTTCTCCCCGGCGGCCGTGCGCAGGTTGACATTGCCGCCGTACAGCAGCAGCAGGTCCACCACCTCCTCGCGGCCCCCCCGGCAGGCGTCGTGCAGGGGCGAGCGGCCTGCCCGGTCCTGGGCGTCTGGCCGGGCCCCCCCGGCCAGCAGCAGCCGGGTGCAGTCCAGGTCCACCTGAAGGGTCCCCCCAGCCTTGGCGGAGGCGGCGAACACCGCCAGGTGCAGGGCGGTGGCCCCGGTGTGCTGGATGACCTGGTGGATGTCTGCCCCGCAGTCGAGCAGTGCGGCCGTTACCTCCGGGCTCAGGGTCCCGGCCGCCATGTGCAGCGGCGTCATGCCAAGGCGGTCTGTGGCATTGACGTCGGCCCCGCTGCCGGCCAGGATGCCCACCGCAGGCGGCGCCCTGTAGCGGACGGCCAGGTGCAGGGCCGTGTGCTTGCAGCCGCTCGCCACCTCGGCGTTGATGTCGACCCCCGCGCGGCACAGCAGCCCGAGGCAGGCCTCGGCGCGCCGCTGCATGGCGGCCATGGCGCGCTGGAACTTGGTTTGCGGCTTGGCCCAGGTGGCGGCGATCGAGGGCCAGTGGGTGATCACGAGGTGCAGGGCTGTCCTCCCCCGCAGGTCCCTGGGGAATCGAGCAGTGACACCGATATCCCCACCTTGCTACAGCTATAGCATTGATCATGAGCCTCTCGTCCTCGCTGTATTACACACCGTAGGCTGACTTGATGAACAGAACAAAAGGAGCGTGATTTCCCGTGCAACTGCGCACATCATAGCTGACAATGGCAGCGCCAGTATTACAAAAACTTATAAAGTAAGAAAATAACCGTGTTCATAACGATCGGCAGCGATATTATATATACTGGCATGTTATAAATTGGAGCTGGGCCTCGTTCGGGATTGGAGGAACGGGCTGGCCTGGCCTGTGGGCTGGTGGAGATCCGATGGTCACCTCATCTCGGGATTGGCTCCGGACAGGAGCAGGCGCTCCAGGCTGTTCTCCTTCCTGTAGGTGGCAGCCAGGTGGATGGGCAGCACCGCCTGACCCGGGACAGCCCAGAAACAGAAGTATTAGTACCGTGTTCCGTTTAATCAGCTTTTAATCGGACTTGTTCAAGAATGCTGGCCAACCACCAGCCACAGCAAAACAGCGATATGAAAATTAAAGGATGATTCAAGTTCCTTTTCAAACAGCAAATTAACCTAGCAGGCATCCTTACAAATAATGTGAGATCAGATGTCTGAGAACTTGGCTCTGCTGATGTAAAGGGGACGCAGCagttatttgtgtttttgtttgatgGAGGGAGAACATGAGTTTTGATAGTTTTGGTGCAACGATTCATATAACAATCGCATTTTCTCACATGCACGCCCTCCAGAGTAAGCGGAATATTGGCCGCCGGCGTGGTGGGTTCATTCTGTTAGCTGTGCTGCTGGACTCCTCAGTGAGCCGAGTTTCACATTACAGTGCAGTGACTGGAGCTTTGACGCTGCACGATTTCGGAATGTGTCGATTGCAGAGGACCGAAGCGTTGCGGGAAAACAAGCGAAGTGAAAGGGTGTTTATTATGATCTGCGTTTGGCTTCACACTGTTCCGTTCACGGATTGGGGTGCGCAGTGAGGTGTGAGCTTCTCGCGGGCCTGTAGTAGGAGCATGCACATCCAGGTTACGTGCTTCGTTGAGCAGTAACGCGAGTAAAGCTCGAGTGTACTCGGGGAGCGAGCGCACGGGACAGCTGCTGCTTGCATGCCTGTTTTTAACGCACGATGAGTCGACCAGGATGACAAAAAGTAGACTGTCGTAATATTCACGCCTGTCCTCACACCACCCCCTGAAGACAGTTCGCCCTTAATAGTTACCTGTGTTTGGAGAGTCGGGACCAGTGCGCAGTCGTTCCAGATCTTGATGGGCTCATTGACCGGGTGAAACTGCAAGATCTCAACAAGGCGGTCCGTCTCCCCCTGCAGAATGGCTTCGTGCAGTTTGAAGTGTAGTTCGTTGTAGCCGTGTTGTCGGCACTCATAAACCTTCTCTGACCTGTTGGCTGACGTTTTGGAGTGGCTACGGCACGGGCCGTGGTGTTTCCTGTTCGTATTGCCCATTCAGAGCGTGAGAAACGTCTTCATCGAGGGAATAAGCCGGGTCGTCCGGGGTCTCGCAGTCCGAGATCGTATGTACGCGCATTCGGTTCGAAAGTGACGCCATAAACGTGTTATTAAACGAATCTGCGTCCCAGAGGGATGCCGTGTTGTGAGTTTTTCTTGCTCCTGAGGTCTAACGTCAATTATCGTTGCCATCTCGGTTTTCCTAACGATAGCAGGATGTGACTTTCAAAACCGTCCGATGTTAATGGCTCGTCAAAATTGGCTGCGGTCACGAAAGTGACTGCTTTCCACCCCATCGGCGGAAGTGGGTTTTGCTGCGGACCGGGTGGCACGCATCGACGTGCCCTATGTAATAAAGGTGCTTGACGTCCGCTGGGAGACGTGCATGGCCACCTCTCGGGGTCCCAGGGGATGAGAGGTTTGGGTCCCGCTAGATTCGTGACGGTTTGTTCTTCCTGGCCTTGCAGCCCAGGAACATTTTCCTCCACGGCCGAGACTGCCGCGTGAGGATCGGAGACTTCGGCCTCGCCTGCAGGGACATGATCGTCGATGACAGCGGGCCCTCATTCCCAGACACCTGCACCATCGGTGAGGGACCGCTTTAATTAGACTGCGACCCACACAGCCTTCTCTCTAATTGACGCCTTCGGATTGCGAATCGGAAGACACGTGCTTGATGTTTTCTGGTCAGTGTGGGGCTCTCTTAAACTTTTTAGTCCTGCACATAATTGACGAGCATTTCATTACGTTTGTGCATATGACAGATAAGCTGAACTGAACATtgcattcttttatttttttttaaatggtgttaAAGTGCAGTGCTGTTACTGAAagtataaaataaactttatggTATGGCCCGACCTGGCGTAACATTGCAGTGAAGTCAGTTATAGGTCTTGAGTCAGGTTCAACAGCTCCAGCGAAGAAAGACAGGACTGCAGAGTGTCAGAGCTGCTGAAACCTTACTGGATTGTGTTTGTCACAGGTTCTGCACATACCACTGGTGTGGGGACGTACGTCTATGCTGCTCCAGAACAGCGGGAAGGGTCTCGTTACGACTACAAGGTATTCTGCCACGTTCAAACGACAGTGCCAACAGCAACCTTAAATCACCTCTTCTAGCTGACCTTGGCATCACTTCTCATCTGCACTGTAGCAATATTTAAATGGGAGGCAGCGCTTCTTACGAGGAGCCCCGATTAAAAACACCGTCATGAAAAGGTGTAGTGTCTCGCTTAGCTGGAAAGGAATACTGTTTAGTGTGTTTTGCTATGGGTGCCATCAGAATTCTTCCTAATTCCTAATTTAAATTCTTATTCTCTGGTTTAAATTCTAAAACCAAATATATACAGTTAATACAAGATCATGCTTACAACTGCAAGTGAATCGCAAAGCGTTAACTTGGAAAACccgttttttctttaaaaccaaGAAGGTGGAAGGTATCCCACTCCAGGTGATGATTAATGGACGAGTGCGAAAGGTGGGTTGTGGTCTTCCTGGGAGAACAGCCTCGCAGTGATGCCGATGCTGTCATCCGCAGTCGGACATGTACAGCGTGGGGATCATCGCCCTGGAGCTCTTCCAGCCCGTCCGGACGGAGATGGAGAGGGCACGAACGCTGGAGCAGCTGCGCGTGGGGACGATTCCCGAGGCCTTAGCCCAGCGCTGGCCCGTCCTCGCCAAGTACATCCAGCGGCTGATCAGCCCGGATCCTGCTCTGCGGCCCAGCGCCGCCCAGCTGCTGCAGAGCGAGCTCTTCCACCACACTGATGAGGTGAGGCTCAGGGCCCCGCCTGCAGCACCGCAGCCTGCCAGCAGGGGGACAGGCGCCTGCAAGGAAGTTGACTGGTCGAAGCAGGATGTGCAGTGCAGTGCGCTCCGCTCGTTCAGGTCTCGAACCCGTTTCATCCTTATTTTACCCCCAGTCTCGTAGAATGTGCAAAACAAAGATGGGATTCTGATGCCGtttcttaatttgttttccACGTTTTTGTATTTAGAATTATTGATTAGCAATTGGAAAGAATTTACGCCACTGTGTTTGCAGTGTCATCTTCTGCATCAGTCGTTCTGAACCTGGAGACatgctggatttttttttaatgtgaatttAAAACCAAAGAACAGAGGGTTGTGGCAGTTTAGAACAGGCTGCCCATCCATGTTGTGGGAGCCAGTGCCCTGGCTCTTCCCAGGACAGATCTCCGGCAGTCCTCAAGCGCGTAGCTGCTAGCAGAAACAGGCCGGGTCCGTATTCTCGCCTCTCGCTTGGTCTAGCACCAGGAGGGTGACGCTGAactcctcctgcccctctcccgCAGGTGATCCATTCCTTACAGAGGAAGGTGGCGGAACAGGAGGTGGAGATTGTGCAGCTGCGGAGGCAGATCAGCGAGCTCCTGCAGGCCCAGCGCAGTGAGGACCCGCGCTAGTGGAGCAGAGGACCCCTGGCAGCTGCTGTACAGAAATGTGAATTTGTAATTTACCGAGAATACCGGCTTATGTttcttttgtattgttttagcATAATGGCTGCTTTTAAAGCGATGCGTTATTTAATTAGGTTTTGCCTTTCTTTAAGGTCCATAATAAAACATTCGTCTACAAGGGCAGTGGGTTCTGGAAAGTATTCAACCTATGATGAGTGGTTAAATGAGATCAGATTCTCTGGACAGTAACAAAGCATCTGCCAAAGAATTTCACAAAATAAGGACTTCAAAGTCATCCAATgtggaagattttttttattttttagaagaaaaacttCTACAAATGCTGCTTTacattaaaagtattttttagctTACAGTACTTAACATTTCCACCACTGAGTCAGAAcccaaataacatttttaaatgggtACTAAACCTGCACAGCTCTAGATCATATAGGCACAAGGTGGGAGGGAGCATTTTCCTTAGTATTGAGACATCTTGAGGTCACTCTTCACTTGAATATGATGCAGAAGCCTCATGGGGACCGCATCAGCTGGGAGACGCAGGTAAAGTATCCCGAGTTCTCGCAGGACTTGATCCACTTCTGCACGTTGGTGGGGACGGAGCTGGTGCTGGCAGACTGCAGCACGGCGCAGAAGCACACGATGTCAGCAAGCGACAGCTCCGAGCCCGCCAGCCACGGAGACCGGCCCAGAGCCCCGTTCAGAGCCCGCAGCGTGGCAGCTTTCTCCTTGCTGCTGCCCTCTACCAGCTGGAAGAAGGCCGTGTCCACCCAGCTGTCCACCACAGTGGCCATCACGGCGTCCTGTGGCCCGCAGCCCAGCAGCCTGTACAGGAAGCGAGCGATGTTGCCCTCCCCTTCGATGTGGCACATGTTCTGGATGCTGAACTTCATCTGGGGTTTGGGCACTAGACCAAAGAGAAGGGCAGAGGTGAGGTTCGGGCAGAGACTGGAGCAATTAACTCAGCACGGTGCCACTACGCATTTTAATGGTATCAGGGATGCAAGCAAGGCAGGGTGCTTTCCGAAAACGTTTTCATCACCTGAATCGGACTCCTTTCGAATTCTGCCAGGTCTTTCATAAAATTCTCTCAGAAAGAAGTTTGCACCACTTGACTACACTAACAGCAGATGCATAAGATAAGCAGCCAGATGCTGTATCTGTTGTTAGTGTGGTTCAGTTCTTTTCAATTCTGTAGGCCTTTCTCAGGACCACATTCCTAAGTTAAAATTGAAGTAGAAGGTGTTCTGCGAGTTAGAGAAATCCTCATTTGGAAGGGTGTGACATTAAAACCCTATAATCCATTATGCACACAATCAAAACCTCAAAAACATGCTATGCTGTAGATTTGATGTTAGTTACATGTCCTTGAAGGATGCcgacttttttttttgaaaatgaaCATATTCCCTCTTTGacaattttaacaattttacATACCCACTAGgtgtcaaaatattaaaaaccacGGTGCTACATTTCTCACGTTTATGGTATGATCGGCAAACAAAGAGAAGAATGAAGAAAGACCAGTGGACCTGTTGGGCCCAGGGCAGCAAGCGGAACAGGCAGACGGGCTCTTCGCTGGTCCTATGAGGCTCTGACCTGCTCCTGCTCTTACCATCTTTCCATATCAGCGTGAAGCCCAGCTGGAAGTCGTGGCGGGAGCAGCTGACGGGGTCGCGTGGGCCGAGGCAGGCCAGAAGCCCCGGGGGGACGGAGGGGACGGAGGAGTGGACGTGCGCGGTGGACAGCACCCTGTAGCGCTGCCGCAGGAGGCTGTGCAGCACCAGCAGGGCCAGGGGCGGCCGCGTGGGGTTGGCGTTGACCACGATGTCCCTGAGCGCGCCGTTGTCCTGCAGGCGGCAGCACACAAGCCAGCGGTCAAGCTACACAGTCCGCTGCGGGCTCACCTGCAGTGTTTCATGCGCTCCATCGGCCATCGGCCTGCCCATTCACAGGAAGGGCAACACAAGCAGCAGGTGGAACTGGCACAGCACTCAGTGTCCCCTGCGCTAAAACCCCACCTTATCCCTTATCAAGATGCCCAGTGAGGCCCACCCCGTCCACCACCTGTAAACTCAATCGGCGGATGAAAGGCGGTGGCTCTCCGGGGGCCAGCGCCAGCAGACACTTGCCTTGCCCAGCAGCGAGTCCAGACCTGCGGCGCCGGCGCCGGGCGCGTGGCCCACGTCCCGGGACACGCTGGTCACGTCAACGTCGGCGTCGGGCGTGGCGATGGCCTTGGACAGCCCCTCGACGGCGGCCTTCAGCTCCAGCAGCCGGCGCAGGATCTCGTCCTGCCGCGCCTCCAGGGCCCGCACCGCCGGGTCGGCCTCTCCGTCCTGGGGGCGATCGGCGGCCGGAGCCGCGGTCAGCGAGCAACTCCAGAGACCCGCCAGCCTGACAGGGGGCACTCGCCGCCACGCACAGCCCACTTCGCAAAGGCAAGAGCCGGACCGATCTCGCCACGGGCCAGGGCTCCCCCGATACCCGCAGATCCCAGGCCTTCACAGCTACGCGACAGTCACGCCGGCGGAAAACCTCAACCACAAGACCGCTCTCCACCCTGCCTGGGCGGCAGCTCCGACTGGCTCGTGTCTCCTGCAGCCTGGAGGAGCAGGCAGCTGTTCTCACACTGCCCGGAGCGAAGCAGCTCCGACTGGCTCGTGTCTCCTGCAGCCTGGAGGAGCAGGCAGCTGTTCTCACACTGCCCGGAGCGAAGCAGCTCCGACTGGCTCGTGTCTCCTGCAGCCTGGAGGAGCAGGCAGCTGTTCTCACACTGCCCGGAGCGAAGCAGCTCCGACTGGCTCGTGTCTCCTGCAGCCTGGAGGAGCAGGCAGCTGTTCTCACACTGCCCGGAGCGAAGCAGCTCCGACTGGCTCGTGTCTCCTGCAGCCTGGAGGAGCAGGCAGCTGTTCTCACACTGCCCGGAGCGAAGCAGCTCCGACTGGCTCGTGTCTCCTGCAGCCTGGAGGAGCAGGCAGCTGTTCTCACACTGCCCGGAGCGAAGCAGCTCCGACTGGCTCGTGTCTCCTGCAGCCTGGAGGAGCAGGCAGCTGTTCTCACACTGCCCGGAGCGAAGCAGCTCCGACTGGCTCGTGTCTCCTGCAGCCTGGAGGAGCAGGCAGCTGTTCTCACACTGCCCGGAGCGAAGCAGCTCCGACTGGCTCGTGTCTCCTGCAGCCTGGAGGAGCAGGCAGCTGTTCTCACACTGCCCGGAGCGAAGCAGCTCCGACTGGCTCGTGTCTCCTGCAGCCTGGAGGAGCAGGCAGCTGTTCTCACACTGCCCGGAGCGAAGCAGCTCCGACTGGCTCGTGTCTCCTGCAGCCTGGAGGAGCAGGCAGCTGTTCTCACACTGCCCGGAGCGAAGCAGCTCCGACTGGCTCGTGTCTCCTGCAGCCTGGAGGAGCAGGCAGCTGTTCTCACACTGCCCGGAGCGAAGCAGCTCCGACTGGCTCGTGTCTCCTGCAGCCTGGAGGAGCAGGCAGCTGTTCTCACACTGCCCGGAGCGAAGCAGCTCCGACTGGCTCGTGTCTCCTGCAGCCTGGAGGAGCAGGCAGCTGTTCTCACACTGCCCGGAGCGAAGCAGCTCCGACTGGCTCGTGTCTCCTGCAGCCTGGAGGAGCAGGCAGCTGTTCTCACACTGCCCGGAGCGAAGCAGCTCCGACTGGCTCGTGTCTCCCTGCGAGCTGGAGGAGCAGGCAGCTGTTCTCACACTGCCCGGAGCGAAGCAGCTCCGACTGGCTCGTGTCTCCTGCAGCCTGGAGGAGCAGGCAGCTGTTCTCACACTGCCCGGAGCGAAGCAGCTCCGACTGGCTCGTGTCTCCTGCAGCCTGGAGGAGCAGGCAGCTGTTCTCACACTGCCCGGAGCGAAGCAGCTCCGACTGGCTCGTGTCTCCTGCAGCCTGGAGGAGCAGGCAGCTGTTCTCACACTGCCCGGAGCGAAGCAGCTCCGACTGGCTCGTGTCTCCTGCAGCCTGGAGGAGCAGGCAGCTGTTCTCACACTGCCCGGAGCGAAGCAGCTCCGACTGGCTCGTGTCTCCTGCAGCCTGGAGGAGCAGGCAGCTGTTCTCACACTGCCCGGAGCGAAGCAGCTCCGACTGGCTCGTGTCTCCTGCAGCCTGGAGGAGCAGGCAGCTGTTCTCACACTGCCCGGAGCGAAGCAGCTCCGACTGGCTCGTGTCTCCTGCAGCCTGGAGGAGCAGGCAGCTGTTCTCACACTGCCCGGAGCGAAGCAGCTCCGACTGGCTCGTGTCTCCTGCAGCCTGGAGGAGCAGGCAGCTGTTCTCACACTGCCCGGAGCGAAGCAGCTCCGACTGGCTCGTGTCTCCTGCAGCCTGGAGGAGCAGGCAGCTGTTCTCACACTGCCCGGAGCGAAGCAGCTCCGACTGGCTCGTGTCTCCTGCAGCCTGGAGGAGCAGGCAGCTGTTCTCACACTGCCCGGAGCGAAGCAGCTCCGACTGGCTCGTGTCTCCTGCAGCCTGGAGGAGCAGGCAGCTGTTCTCACACTGCCCGGAGCGAAGCAGCTCCGACTGGCTCGTGTCTCCTGCAGCCTGGAGGAGCAGGCAGCTGTTCTCACACTGCCCGGAGCGAAGCAGCTCCGACTGGCTCGTGTCTCCTGCAGCCTGGAGGAGCAGGCAGCTGTTCTCACACTGCCCGGAGCGAAGCAGCTCCGACTGGCTCGTGTCTCCCTGCGAGCTGGAGGAGCAGGCAGCTGTTCTCACACTGCCCGGAGCGAAGCAGCTCCGACTGGCTCGTGTCTCCTGCAGCCTGGAGGAGCAGGCAGCTGTTCTCACACTGCCCGGAGCGAAGCAGCTCCGACTGGCTCGTGTCTCCTGCAGCCTGGAGGAGCAGGCAGCTGTTCTCACACTGCCCGGAGCGAAGCAGCTCCGACTGGCTCGTGTCTCCTGCAGCCTGGAGGAGCAGGCAGCTGTTCTCACACTGCCCGGAGCGAAGCAGCTCCGACTGGCTCGTGTCTCCTGCAGCCTGGAGGAGCAGGCAGCTGTTCTCACACTGCCCGGAGCGAAGCAGCTCCGACTGGCTCGTGTCTCCTGCAGCCTGGAGGAGCAGGCAGCTGTTCTCACACTGCCCGGAGCGAAGCAGCTCCGACTGGCTCGTGTCTCCTGCAGCCTGGAGGAGCAGGCAGCTGTTCTCACACTGCCCGGAGCGAAGCAGCTCCGACTGGCTCGTGTCTCCTGCAGCCTGGAGGAGCAGGCAGCTGTTCTCACACTGCCCGGAGCGAAGCAGCTCCGACTGGCTCGTGTCTCCTGCAGCCTGGAGGAGCAGGCAGCTGTTCTCACACTGCCCGGAGCGAAGCAGCTCCGACTGGCTCGTGTCTCCTGCAGCCTGGAGGAGCAGGCAGCTGTTCTCACACTGCCCGGAGCGAAGCAGCTCCGACTGGCTCGTGTCTCCTGCAGCCTGGAGGAGCAGGCAGCTGTTCTCACACTGCCCGGAGCGAAGCAGCTCCGACTGGCTCGTGTCTCCTGCAGCCTGGAGGAGCAGGCAGCTGTTCTCACACTGCCCGGAGCGAAGCAGCTCCGACTGGCTCGTGTCTCCTGCAGCCTGGAGGAGCAGGCAGCTGTTCTCACACTGCCCGGAGCGAAGCAGCTCCGACTGGCTCGTGTCTCCTGCAGCCTGGAGGAGCAGGCAGCTGTTCTCACACTGCCCGGAGCGAAGCAGCTCCGACTGGCTCGTGTCTCCTGCAGCCTGGAGGAGCAGGCAGCTGTTCTCACACTGCCCGGAGCGAAGCAGCTCCGACTGGCTCGTGTCTCCTGCAGCCTGGAGGAGCAGGCAGCTGTTCTCACACTGCCCGGAGCGAAGCAGCTCCGACTGGCTCGTGTCTCCTGCAGCCTGGAGGAGCAGGCAGCTGTTCTCACACTGCCCGGAGCGAAGCAGCTCCGACTGGCTCGTGTCTCCTGCAGCCTGGAGGAGCAGGCAGCTGTTCTCACACTGCCCGGAGCGAAGCAGCTCCGACTGGCTCGTGTCTCCTGCAGCCTGGAGGAGCAGGCAGCTGTTCTCACACTGCCCGGAGCGAAGCAGCTCCGACTGGCTCGTGTCTCCTGCAGCCTGGAGGAGCAGGCAGCTGTTCTCACACTGCCCGGAGCGAAGCAGCTCCGACTGGCTCGTGTCTCCTGCAGCCTGGAGGAGCAGGCAGCTGTTCTCACACTGCCCGGAGCGAAGCAGCTCCGACTGGCTCGTGTCTCCTGCAGCCTGGAGGAGCAGGCAGCTGTTCTCACACTGCCCGGAGCGAAGCAGCTCCGACTGGCTCGTGTCTCCTGCAGCCTGGAGGAGCAGGCAGCTGTTCTCACACTGCCCGGAGCGAAGCAGCTCCGACTGGCTCGTGTCTCCTGCAGCCTGGAGGAGCAGGCAGCTGTTCTCACACTGCCCGGAGCGAAGCAGCTCCGACTGGCTCGTGTCTCCTGCAGCCTGGAGGAGCAGGCAGCTGTTCTCACACTGCCCGGAGCGAAGCAGCTCCGACTGGCTCGTGTCTCCTGCAGCCTGGAGGAGCAGGCAGCTGTTCTCACACTGCCCGGAGCGAAGCAGCTCCGACTGGCTCGTGTCTCCTGCAGCCTGGAGGAGCAGGCAGCTGTTCTCACACTGCCCGGAGCGAAGCAGCTCCGACTGGCTCGTGTCTCCTGCAGCCTGGAGGAGCAGGCAGCTGTTCTCACACTGCCCGGAGCGAAGCAGCTCCGACTGGCTCGTGTCTCCTGCAGCCTGGAGGAGCAGGCAGCTGTTCTCACACTGCCCGGAGCGAAGCGAGCGCATACTTCTGTGCCGACTGGCTCTCCGGATGAGAATTCACACCTGGAGTATTATatagccacctttaaaggcgctatataaaataaagtttattattattattattattattgttctgaCTGACTGAAGCCCATCcccaaagcacagaaaatgatcTCCCAGCGCCTTCAATTTTAAGACATGATGGAGTGAGTGGAGGAACACTGGACTCCACTACCCTATAGTGGTTTATGCCGGATTTTTCCAAATGCTTTCTTTTAATTGGTCAAGTCAATTCAGAACAAGTGTGTACCCATCCATACAGCAGCCAGTGCCCTGGAGCGGTCGGAGGGAGGTGTTCCTACTGGGATTTAACCCCACAAGCCTCAGGCGTGGGGTCCGGAACTCATCGGAAAGGTCTGGGCTCATTCACACCGTCGGGGCGGCTCCAAGCGCACAACTCGCGTCCGAGTGATCAGTGCAGATGCTTGTAGCTATTAAAATCGCTGATAAAGCAGAGATGGAATGGGAGTGTTATTGGTTTCCCGGCTGCAGAAACCACTGGTGAAGGCTGGTTTAGTGGAGAAAGTGATTTCCCAGTTGTCATGGGCCCGACATAACATTTAGAGAACTACTAATTATAGAAGCATCTCCAAACTAAAAATACCTATAAGGTATTTCACAGCTTAACAATGATAACGTACTACTTCGCTCCACAGGTAGAGACTGCAGAGCAACACGCTACCTTAATTATATATACATGTCGGTTTTTAAAGAACGATTTGCTAAATGCTGTAGGTGTCGGTGCTTTCATGCTTTCATGACCACATGCTCGGTGCTCGGTTGTGCACGCTTCTCCGCGCGACCAATCAGCTCCAGCCTCGCCACGCAACGGGGTCGCACGCCGCGTTGCATCAGAGAGtgtattaaatttaaaaccTGCCGTTTCCGCTCGGCCCTCAGCTGCGCATATCTACCAGCGCACACATCGCAGCGACGGGCATAGCCCCTCCTTCGAAATCGAAGCCAACAGAAACCTTCTCATAAGCTTCTTAATTCATTCTGCCATGAGGTCATCGACTACCACGTAGCTCCTAAAAGCAGAAATAGGCAATATATTGTCTTGGCAttcaaaatacagaaagagCGCGTTAAGAGAGCTAACACTGAAGCGTGAACGGCGTACGGAGAGACGAGCAGGACTCCCGAAACACACCAACATTATCCTGATTGAATGACATTACCTGGTGCGCCTGTGCACAGCCGCTTCTCTGATCGTGGATATTCGCTAACGTGTACATGCAGGTCGGCAAGTCAATCTGGATATCTCCCCCACTGATCGGCTTTACCtggtacatcggcatgcctccTGACGTCTgctggaaaaacagaaaacaaacaaacccaGCACGTTTCCCTAAATATCAGCAATTCCCCCGATCCCTAATCTCCGCCACCCCCTTCTAAGAACCGAACCAAGAGAGGATGTCCCGCCCACTCGGGAGGCGTCACATCCGGAAGTGTCAGA
This sequence is a window from Lepisosteus oculatus isolate fLepOcu1 chromosome 19, fLepOcu1.hap2, whole genome shotgun sequence. Protein-coding genes within it:
- the aimp2 gene encoding aminoacyl tRNA synthase complex-interacting multifunctional protein 2 isoform X1, whose translation is MPMYQVKPISGGDIQIDLPTCMYTLANIHDQRSGCAQAHQDGEADPAVRALEARQDEILRRLLELKAAVEGLSKAIATPDADVDVTSVSRDVGHAPGAGAAGLDSLLGKDNGALRDIVVNANPTRPPLALLVLHSLLRQRYRVLSTAHVHSSVPSVPPGLLACLGPRDPVSCSRHDFQLGFTLIWKDVPKPQMKFSIQNMCHIEGEGNIARFLYRLLGCGPQDAVMATVVDSWVDTAFFQLVEGSSKEKAATLRALNGALGRSPWLAGSELSLADIVCFCAVLQSASTSSVPTNVQKWIKSCENSGYFTCVSQLMRSP
- the LOC107079033 gene encoding ankyrin repeat domain-containing protein 61, translating into MGNTNRKHHGPCRSHSKTSANRSEKVYECRQHGYNELHFKLHEAILQGETDRLVEILQFHPVNEPIKIWNDCALVPTLQTQAVLPIHLAATYRKENSLERLLLSGANPEMRDLRGRTALHLVITHWPSIAATWAKPQTKFQRAMAAMQRRAEACLGLLCRAGVDINAEVASGCKHTALHLAVRYRAPPAVGILAGSGADVNATDRLGMTPLHMAAGTLSPEVTAALLDCGADIHQVIQHTGATALHLAVFAASAKAGGTLQVDLDCTRLLLAGGARPDAQDRAGRSPLHDACRGGREEVVDLLLLYGGNVNLRTAAGENCLFLFLDRGPNLQCASLLGKLLSLTYPLRLTNGAGHLPGGLTRPESCFQRELLLLLSQQPLRLQDICRIKVRQQYGAELRTHLKDAVPQALFDFVYSNWDSIPGRGRCATGSSRQTGLKENSSRTPGGPNLED
- the aimp2 gene encoding aminoacyl tRNA synthase complex-interacting multifunctional protein 2 isoform X2: MPMYQDGEADPAVRALEARQDEILRRLLELKAAVEGLSKAIATPDADVDVTSVSRDVGHAPGAGAAGLDSLLGKDNGALRDIVVNANPTRPPLALLVLHSLLRQRYRVLSTAHVHSSVPSVPPGLLACLGPRDPVSCSRHDFQLGFTLIWKDVPKPQMKFSIQNMCHIEGEGNIARFLYRLLGCGPQDAVMATVVDSWVDTAFFQLVEGSSKEKAATLRALNGALGRSPWLAGSELSLADIVCFCAVLQSASTSSVPTNVQKWIKSCENSGYFTCVSQLMRSP